Below is a window of Halolamina sp. CBA1230 DNA.
GCCCAGTGGGGCGACACAGCCCCCGCCGAGCTCCGCGAGCACGGTGCGCTCGACGGTGATCGCGACCCGGGTCGGCGCGTGATCGAGCCGGTTCCGGAGCCGCGAGACCACCTCCTCGTCCCTGGCGGTGACGGCGATGGCGCCCTGTGCGGGCGCGGGGACGAACTCCTCGGTCGGGAGGCGGCTGGTGCCGATCTTGTGGCGCAGGCCGCTGCGTTCCACCCCGGCCTCCGCGAGCACGATCGCGTCGTACTCGTGGTCGTACTCCTGGCCGAGCGCACCGCGTTGGAGTTCGGAGAGGCTATCGAACCACTCCTCGACGCTCTGGTCGAACTCGTCGGTCTCCTCCTCCAGCGCGTTCAGCCCCTCGTTCTCGTCGTCGAGCACGCCCTCGGGGTCGATGTTGTACTCCCGCATCTCCTTGCTGGTCTCCGTCTCGTCGGTGCCGAGGCGGCGCTCGTGCTCGCGCTGGAGTTCGGGCGCGAGCAGCTTCTCGATCCGCGTATCGACGTTCCCTCGCAGCGGTCGAACGTCCAGATCGGGGCGAGCGTGGAGTAGCTGGGCGGTCCGGCGGACCGACGAGGTGCCGACGACGGCGCCCTCGTGGAGATCCTCGAGGTCCTTGCCCTCCTTCGTGACGAGCAGGTCGCCCGCCGCGGCGCGCTCGGGCACGGCGGCGACGACGATCCCCTCGGCGAACTCGGTCGGCATATCCTTCATCGAGTGGACTGCGGCGTCGCAGTCGCCGTCGACGACCTCCTGGTCCAGCGCGTGGACGAACGCGCCGATCCGGCCGAGGTCGGCGATCAGTTCGTCACGGATCCGGTCGCCCTCGGTCTCGATCTCGACCAGTTCCACCGGGCGCCGGCGGGTCCCCACCCGGTCCTGCACCAGCGCAGCCTGTCGCAAAGCGAGGTCGGACCCGCGCGTGGCGAGGCGGAGGGTCCTGTCGGAGCTCATGGGCGGGAGTGGGCGACGGGTGGGGAAAAGGGGTGCGTTCGTGGGTCGGGACGCCCCTGCGTCGTCGCGGCGGCGTTACAGCGCCTCGCGATACGCCGCCAGCGTCTCCTCCACGTCTTCCTCGGTGTGGCCGTAGGAGACGAACTGCGACTCGAACTGGTTCTGGGAGAGGAACACGCCCTGCTCCTTCATCTTCGGCCAGAACCGCCGGCGCCAGCGGTCGGTCTCGGCGGCGGCAACGTCGGCGCCGGTTTTCGGGCAGTACTCGTAGCGCGGGCAGCTCTCGTCCTGCCGGCAGCCGCCGGCGCAGGTGTCCTCGACGTTCTCGGGGCCGTCACGGGTGAAGATCACCTTGAACAGCGAGTCGGTGCCGACCACCGTGTACTCCGGCGCGCGCTCCCGGACGATCTCGGTCAGCCCCTCCCGGAGCTGCCGCCCCAGGCTGTTGACGTGCTCGTACACGTCGTTCTCGGCGGCGAAGCGCAGCGTTTCGAGTCCGGCGGCCATCGTCACGGGGTGGCCCGAGAAGGTGCCCGCCTGGAACACGTCGCCGGAGGGGGTGAACTGGCTGATGATCTCGCTTTTCCCGCCGATGGCGCCGACGGGGAAGCCGCCGCCGATGATCTTCCCGAACGTGGTCACGTCGGGCTCGATGCCGAACTTCGACTGGGCACAGCCGAGGCCGCCGACACGGAACCCCGTGATCACCTCGTCCCAGATCAGCAGCGAGCCGTAGTCGTCACAGAGATCCCGGAGGAGCTCGTGGTAGCCGTCGACTGGGTGGACGATCCCCTTGTTCGCGAGGATCGGTTCGACGAGGACGGCGGCGATCTCGTCGCCGTGCTCCTCGAAGGCCTCGGTGACCGCTTCGGAGTCGTTGAACGGGACGGGGATCGTGTGTTTCGCGAACTCCGCCGGGATCCCGTCGGTCGAGGGGCCGCGCTCGTCGAGGTCGCCCTCCACGAGCGTGGAGTCGTTGGCGCCGTGGTAGGAGCCCTGCATCACGACGATCTTGTTCCGATCCGTGTACCCTCGGGCGAGGCGAGTGGCCGACACCGTCGCCTCGGTGCCGGAGTTAACGAACCGCAGCATCTCCACGCTCGGGACGTGCCGGGCGACGAACTCGGCGTGTTCGACCTCGATCTCGGTCGGCATCCCGTACATCGGCCCGGCGCTGGCGTGACGCTGGATCTCGGACTGCACCTGCTCGGGCAGGTCGTGCCCCAGCAGCAGCGGGCCGAGTCCCATCACCCAGTCGACGTAGCGGTTGCCGTCGGCGTCGACGACGTGGCCGCCCTCGCCGCTCTCGGCGAAGGGGGGGTACGGCTCGATCGCCGCGCGGACCGACGAGTTCACGCCGCCGGGCAGCACCGACAGCGCGCGGTCGTAGAGCTCGCCGGAGCGTTCGTGGTTCATACGTCGGGGGTCGGGCCGGCCGGCGAAAGAAGCTAACGGGTTCGACACACGGCTTCGCCGTCCCGCGGTCAGGCCGGCGGCAGCCGCAGCGTGACGACGGTGCCACCCTCGTCGGGGACGCCGAAGTCGAGGCGCCCGCCGGCGGCGTCGACGACCGCCTGTGCGACCCAGAGCCCCAGCCCGGAGCCGTGGGTGAGCTGGGTGATCTCGGTGTCGCCGGTGACGACCTGGTACTCCTCTTCGGGGATGCCGGGACCGTCGTCGCGGACTTCGATCGCGACCCAGTCGTCCTCGCGGACCGCGGTCACCTCGACTGCGGGCTCGTCGGCGCCGTGGACGACGCCGTTCTCGACCAGCTCCTCGATCGCGTCGGGGAGTGCGGGGTCCGAGCGGGCAGCCAACCCCTCGGGCACGTCGACCGAGAGGTCGGCCTCGGGGTGCTCGGCTGCGACTGACTCGACGGCGCGTTGTGCGTCGTCCCGGACCGATCTGTCCTCCAACCCGGAGCCGTGCCGGTCGTAGACGCTCATCACGGTGTCGGCCTCCTCGGCGAGCTCGCCGACGATCTCGACGTGTTTCCGTAGCGTCTCCGCGGAGTCGACGACGCTCTCGTCGTCGGCGGTGGCGGCGATCTGCTCCGCGTGCCCCAGCATCACCGTCGCCTCGTTCCGGAGGTTGTGCCGGAGCACGCGGTTCAGTACGGCCAGCTTCCGGCGCTCGGCCGCCAGCTCCTCGGCCCGGACACGCCGGGCGTCGTACACGCCGATGATGACGTGGGCCGCCGCGCCGATCGCGAGCAGGTTCGCGATCGTGAACGCCCGGTTCGTGATATCGACCCCGGCGCCGGACTGGTAGGCGAACAGCCCGAGCATCACCGACCCCAGCACGACGAGGCCGAGCACGTTCCAGACCGCGATCCGGATCGCGTTCCGGTCGCTGAAGCCGCTGCGGTAGAGGCTGTACCCCGCCGCGACCAGCCCGGTCGAGACCACCGTGCCGACCAGCGAGAGGGCGAGCCCGACGGGGCCGAGCCCGGGTGTCAGCAGAACGGTGACGTTCGGGATCAGCAGTACGACGCCCGTGAGGACGACGATCGCGCTGGCTACCAGCCGCGTCGTCCCCCGATCGGGCTCCCCCTTCGACTCGACGTCGGGGTTGAACCCGACCTCCCGCAGGAGCGCGTCGACGACCCCTCGTGACTCCCCCTTCGTAGACATCGTTCTGGACCTACCCTCACCCACTGGCCGCATCAAGCTACCGCCAGCGACACCACAACGAACCCGATAAGGCCCTCCCCGCGCCAGTTCGGGCCATGACCGAGTACTTCGAGGTGCACGGGCGCGACGGCGCCGCCCGCCTCGGCGAACTCCGCCTCGCCGACCCCGTCACGACGCCGGCGACGGCCGATTCCGTCGTCGAGGACGCCGGCTCCCTCTGGGCCGAGGACCGCGACCTCCCCGAGGGCGCCGACGACCGCCTCACCGTTCTCCCCCACCGCGCGTTCCCGCCGGGCACCCGCGAACCCGTCCGGGAGTCGTTCCGCGTCGACCACCCCGAGATCGACGCCCCCAGTGCCGCCGTGCTCTCCAGCGAGGAGGCCCGGGACGTGGGCGCCGACGCCTATCTGCTCTCCGACGCCAACGGGTTCGTCGGCCACGCGGCGGCGTTCAAAGACGCCATCGTCCGCACCCGGGAGGCGATCCCCGCCGACACCGCGCTGTACCTCTCCGGCGTCGCCACGCCGCGGAACGTCGCGACACTCGTCTACGCCGGGGTCGACCTCGTCGACGCGAAGAAAGCTCGTGTCCGTGGTGCCGAGGGGTTCTACCTCACCAGCGAGGGCGAGCGGTTCCTCGAGGACCTGCGGGAGCTTCCCTGTTCGTGTGCGGCCTGCCAGCAGCCCATCGAGGAGTTCGATCGCCGGGACTGCGCCGAGCACAACGCAAACGCGCTCCGCACTGAGCTCCGGGTCGTCCGCGAGCGCATCCGCGAGGGCCGCCTGCGCGACTACGTCGAGGGGCAGGCTCGCCACGACCAGTGGCTCACCGCCGCGTTCCGCGAGTTCGATCAGCAGTACGGCTACGTCGAGGAGCGCGCGCCGGTCGTGCGGGACAGCGAACTCGCCGCGGCCAGCGGCGACAGCATCCGCCGGCCGGAGATCCAGCGCTTCGCCGAGCGCGTGACGAACCGTTACGAGACGGAGTTCGACGACCCGCTGGTGCTCGTCCCCTGTTCGGCGAAGAAGCCGTACAGCGAGTCACAGAGCCACCGGCAGTTCCACGACGCGATCCAGTGGCGCGGCCACCTCGCCTCCATGACCTCG
It encodes the following:
- the hemC gene encoding hydroxymethylbilane synthase — protein: MSSDRTLRLATRGSDLALRQAALVQDRVGTRRRPVELVEIETEGDRIRDELIADLGRIGAFVHALDQEVVDGDCDAAVHSMKDMPTEFAEGIVVAAVPERAAAGDLLVTKEGKDLEDLHEGAVVGTSSVRRTAQLLHARPDLDVRPLRGNVDTRIEKLLAPELQREHERRLGTDETETSKEMREYNIDPEGVLDDENEGLNALEEETDEFDQSVEEWFDSLSELQRGALGQEYDHEYDAIVLAEAGVERSGLRHKIGTSRLPTEEFVPAPAQGAIAVTARDEEVVSRLRNRLDHAPTRVAITVERTVLAELGGGCVAPLGVHATVQGDMVSVRAQVLSTDGTEVVEETRDLPVARHAEAATEFASDLADRGADDLIAAAAEE
- a CDS encoding glutamate-1-semialdehyde 2,1-aminomutase, which produces MNHERSGELYDRALSVLPGGVNSSVRAAIEPYPPFAESGEGGHVVDADGNRYVDWVMGLGPLLLGHDLPEQVQSEIQRHASAGPMYGMPTEIEVEHAEFVARHVPSVEMLRFVNSGTEATVSATRLARGYTDRNKIVVMQGSYHGANDSTLVEGDLDERGPSTDGIPAEFAKHTIPVPFNDSEAVTEAFEEHGDEIAAVLVEPILANKGIVHPVDGYHELLRDLCDDYGSLLIWDEVITGFRVGGLGCAQSKFGIEPDVTTFGKIIGGGFPVGAIGGKSEIISQFTPSGDVFQAGTFSGHPVTMAAGLETLRFAAENDVYEHVNSLGRQLREGLTEIVRERAPEYTVVGTDSLFKVIFTRDGPENVEDTCAGGCRQDESCPRYEYCPKTGADVAAAETDRWRRRFWPKMKEQGVFLSQNQFESQFVSYGHTEEDVEETLAAYREAL
- a CDS encoding sensor histidine kinase KdpD, with amino-acid sequence MSTKGESRGVVDALLREVGFNPDVESKGEPDRGTTRLVASAIVVLTGVVLLIPNVTVLLTPGLGPVGLALSLVGTVVSTGLVAAGYSLYRSGFSDRNAIRIAVWNVLGLVVLGSVMLGLFAYQSGAGVDITNRAFTIANLLAIGAAAHVIIGVYDARRVRAEELAAERRKLAVLNRVLRHNLRNEATVMLGHAEQIAATADDESVVDSAETLRKHVEIVGELAEEADTVMSVYDRHGSGLEDRSVRDDAQRAVESVAAEHPEADLSVDVPEGLAARSDPALPDAIEELVENGVVHGADEPAVEVTAVREDDWVAIEVRDDGPGIPEEEYQVVTGDTEITQLTHGSGLGLWVAQAVVDAAGGRLDFGVPDEGGTVVTLRLPPA
- the arcS gene encoding archaeosine synthase subunit alpha translates to MTEYFEVHGRDGAARLGELRLADPVTTPATADSVVEDAGSLWAEDRDLPEGADDRLTVLPHRAFPPGTREPVRESFRVDHPEIDAPSAAVLSSEEARDVGADAYLLSDANGFVGHAAAFKDAIVRTREAIPADTALYLSGVATPRNVATLVYAGVDLVDAKKARVRGAEGFYLTSEGERFLEDLRELPCSCAACQQPIEEFDRRDCAEHNANALRTELRVVRERIREGRLRDYVEGQARHDQWLTAAFREFDQQYGYVEERAPVVRDSELAAASGDSIRRPEIQRFAERVTNRYETEFDDPLVLVPCSAKKPYSESQSHRQFHDAIQWRGHLASMTSPIGVVPQELELTYPAQQYDTVVTGRWSADEREFVAEVLQRYLQRNEYDRVIAHVPPGGYTDICETVEPAVDAEFEYTVADHPTTDESLAALSDALEGEETYRKRTREHRIVRAMADYQLGEGAGAALFPSDEIRTTSRYPKLQVRDTEGEQLATMVPQYGVLSFTTAGARKWAESDAPSKTVEIDEFVPHGSVLAPGVVDADEGIRTGDEVIVSGPKAFGVGRASMFGREMQESTRGIAVETRHVDELSTRSR